From the genome of Vigna angularis cultivar LongXiaoDou No.4 chromosome 11, ASM1680809v1, whole genome shotgun sequence, one region includes:
- the LOC108332675 gene encoding uncharacterized protein LOC108332675 codes for MPDKPPLALERYDGSADPDNHLRNFIDAMAFYTDNDPVICRAFSLSLKDEALEWFHTLPRNSIDCFTTIDTLFRKQYATNRRPEMITAELVNTKQEKDETLKAFMQRYNETARRVKDINHTFIISNLPSCLRPRYFAEQLYANPPTSMEELQSTITKFIRIEDLRNSRKKQQHDNPNHDAKKPEKRSTNDYKSDRTPRKESGWTSKYDRYTTLNALRAKVLEEALHAELLTVRRKATPKNTDSSKVCRFHMNHGHDTEECNMVKDELERLIRAGYLQNYVKDRISTRATTPHRKDPSRRSPERLPPRDDRRRRRSRNQPRRTERERSVRGRIDTISGGFARGSVIFRQETTSETAKGGAHGRSTASVDP; via the coding sequence ATGCCAGATAAACCTCCCCTAGCGTTAGAACGCTATGATGGCTCCGCCGATCCCGACAATCACCTACGCAACTTTATAGACGCCATGGCGTTCTACACAGACAATGACCCCGTCATTTGCAGAGCTTTCTCCTTATCCCTTAAGGATGAGGCCCTAGAGTGGTTCCACACTCTTCCACGGAATTCAATAGACTGTTTCACAACAATCGATACTTTATTCCGAAAGCAATACGCGACCAACAGAAGACCGGAGATGATTACTGCTGAGCTTGTGAATACCAAGCAGGAGAAGGATGAAACCCTAAAGGCTTTCATGCAACGCTACAACGAGACGGCCCGACGTGTGAAAGATATCAATCACACCTTCATCATCAGCAATCTACCTTCGTGCTTAAGGCCGAGGTATTTTGCGGAACAGTTATATGCTAACCCGCCAACATCTATGGAAGAACTGCAATCCACAATTACAAAGTTCATCCGCATCGAAGATCTCCGGAATTCTAGAAAGAAGCAGCAGCATGATAACCCCAATCACGATGCAAAGAAACCCGAAAAGCGATCGACCAACGACTATAAATCAGACCGAACACCCCGAAAAGAGTCAGGGTGGACGTCTAAGTACGATCGTTACACGACCCTCAATGCACTGAGAGCAAAGGTGCTCGAAGAGGCTTTGCACGCCGAACTTTTAACCGTGCGGCGAAAAGCTACTCCAAAGAACACGGACAGTAGCAAGGTCTGCCGGTTTCACATGAACCATGGGCATGACACGGAAGAATGCAACATGGTGAAGGACGAACTGGAGCGACTCATCCGAGCAGGCTACCTCCAGAACTACGTCAAGGATAGAATCTCCACTAGAGCTACAACTCCTCACCGTAAGGATCCCTCCAGACGGAGTCCCGAGCGATTGCCTCCTAGGGATGACCGACGCCGTAGGCGATCGCGCAACCAACCCCGGCGGACGGAGAGAGAACGTTCAGTCCGAGGCCGAATCGACACCATATCGGGTGGTTTCGCTAGGGGGAGTGTCATCTTCCGCCAGGAAACGACATCTGAGACAGCTAAAGGCGGTGCACATGGTCGATCGACAGCCTCGGTCGATCCCTGA
- the LOC108334123 gene encoding disease resistance protein Roq1 isoform X2, protein MSEGMTVSDPTAPIGPSVVSDAIIHHTPSSSHSYDVFVSFRGEDTRNNFTSFLFGDLHRAGIVAFRDDECIKKGDFIAPELLQAIQGSRLFVVVLSKNYASSTWCLRELVEIFNCCETSPRPVIPIFYDVEPTTVRNQKGCYEKAFAEHENRFREDKVKMEEVQRWKEALRKLANISGSDIGNKDFYDGMTIKMHSLLVDLGRCIVREVSPKEPIKWSRLWTRKDLHDAMSENEATRNLEAIVLEDDQERDDVEIPDETIKADGLSKIKHLKLLSVRYVNFSGSLSHLSNELGYLVWYEYPFECLPQSFQPHKLVELSLNGRSIQRLWEGTKPLPNLKRLDLAFCESLVEMPDVAEALNLEWINLEGCVKLQKLNPSIGSLRKLVLLNLRHCKKLVILSNTILGLSSIKYLDVCGCSIIDSICLLDETRNTEPSSPLSYLCELDLSFCNLVEIPDYIGKLRCLESLNLEGNNFVKLPNLKDLLRLYYLNLQDCKLLKYLPDLPSRTVLPLEPSTLSRFSSSILGWPDLLFSSNRTGLIIIGCPELVEIEQCTTKSFSWAIQILEATYHHGTDKCLFPESIIPGSQIPSLFNNEFVNVDIEYLDKENVTVDPPPVPHDNNFIGVLCCVIFRLDHKQNPMNFRRDHMWLHYENVSIHIHPYPPFLLRSIISLLGYKGFVTVDVKKVQYRWVNEQDLINLKMTHCANLTARKRKISVIEENG, encoded by the exons ATGTCCGAGGGTATGACCGTGTCTGACCCAACAGCCCCTATCGGACCTTCCGTCGTGTCCGACGCCATCATCCATCACACCCCTTCTTCGTCTCATTCATACGATGTATTTGTGAGCTTCCGTGGTGAAGACACGCGCAACAACTTCACTAGTTTTCTCTTTGGAGATCTCCATCGAGCAGGCATTGTTGCCTTCAGAGATGACGAATGTATCAAAAAAGGTGATTTCATAGCACCCGAGCTTCTACAAGCCATTCAGGGCTCTCGACTTTTCGTTGTTGTCTTATCAAAGAACTATGCTTCCTCCACTTGGTGCTTACGTGAACTCGTAGAGATATTTAATTGCTGTGAAACTTCACCAAGACCTGTTATACctatattttatgatgttgagCCTACGACGGTGCGCAACCAGAAAGGATGTTATGAGAAAGCATTTGCAGAACACGAAAACAGATTCAGAGAAGACAAGGTAAAGATGGAGGAAGTTCAAAGATGGAAAGAAGCTCTCAGAAAACTGGCCAATATCTCTGGTTCGGATATCGGAAATAA AGATTTCTATGATGGGATGACAATAAAAATGCATAGCTTGCTAGTGGATTTGGGCAGGTGTATTGTTCGGGAAGTATCACCTAAAGAGCCTATAAAGTGGAGTAGGTTGTGGACACGCAAAGATCTCCATGATGCTATGTCAGAGAACGAG GCAACTCGAAACCTTGAGGCAATAGTTCTTGAAGATGACCAGGAGAGGGATGATGTTGAAATCCCAG ATGAAACAATCAAGGCGGATGGTTTATCAAAAATTAAACACCTGAAATTGCTTTCTGTTCGGTACGTGAACTTTTCGGGAAGTCTCAGTCATCTTTCGAATGAGCTAGGATATCTTGTTTGGTACGAATATCCGTTTGAGTGTTTGCCTCAAAGTTTTCAGCCACACAAACTAGTTGAGTTAAGTCTGAATGGGAGAAGTATTCAACGACTGTGGGAAGGCACAAAG CCGTTACCCAATTTGAAGCGTTTGGATCTCGCTTTTTGCGAAAGTTTAGTTGAGATGCCAGATGTAGCAGAGGCCCTAAatcttgaatggataaatcttGAAGGATGCGTAAAGCTCCAAAAACTCAATCCATCGATTGGGAGTCTGAGAAAGCTTGTTCTTTTGAATTTGAGACACTGCAAAAAACTAGTAATCTTATCCAATACTATATTGGGCCTGAGTTCTATTAAATATCTGGATGTCTGTGGTTGTTCAATAATAGATAGTATTTGTTTACTAGATGAAACAAGGAACACAGAGCCCTCCTCTCCTCTCTCTTATTTGTGTGAACTCGATCTAAGCTTCTGTAACTTAGTTGAAATTCCTGATTACATTGGAAAGTTACGTTGCTTAGAGAGCCTAAATTTAGAGGGaaacaattttgttaaattgCCTAACCTCAAGGACCTTTTGAGACTGTATTATTTAAACTTACAGGATTGCAAGCTATTGAAATACTTGCCTGATCTCCCTTCACGAACTGTCTTGCCCTTAGAACCTTCCACGCTGTCGAGATTCTCATCTTCAATACTTGGTTGGCCTGATTTATTATTCAGTTCGAATAGAACAGGATTAATCATTATCGGCTGCCCAGAATTAGTTGAGATTGAACAGTGCACTACAAAGAGTTTTTCATGGGCAATTCAAATTCTTGAG GCGACCTACCACCACGGGACCGACAAATGTCTATTCCCAGAAAGTATCATACCTGGAAGTCAAATACCGAGCTTGTTCAACAATGAGTTTGTGAACGTGGACATAGAATACCTGGACAAAGAAAACGTAACCGTTGATCCACCTCCCGTTCCGCATGACAATAATTTTATTGGTGTTTTGTGTTGCGTAATATTTCGTCTAGACCATAAACAAAATCCAATGAATTTTAGAAGAGATCACATGTGGTTACATTATGAAAACGTTTCTATTCATATTCATCCTTATCCTCCTTTCCTTTTGAGGTCGATTATCTCATTGTTGGGTTACAAGGGTTTTGTTACGGTGGATGTGAAGAAAGTTCAGTATCGCTGGGTAAATGAACAAGACCTAATTAACCTCAAAATGACGCATTGTGCAAATTTGACAGCTCGGAAGCGCAAGATTTCCGTAATTGAGGAAAACGGTTAG
- the LOC108334123 gene encoding disease resistance protein Roq1 isoform X1, translating into MSEGMTVSDPTAPIGPSVVSDAIIHHTPSSSHSYDVFVSFRGEDTRNNFTSFLFGDLHRAGIVAFRDDECIKKGDFIAPELLQAIQGSRLFVVVLSKNYASSTWCLRELVEIFNCCETSPRPVIPIFYDVEPTTVRNQKGCYEKAFAEHENRFREDKVKMEEVQRWKEALRKLANISGSDIGNKPQNEQIEKIVQEIINNLRPKFLNLPRDQLVGIEDRVQDLGNILRFDLNDVRVVGISGMGGIGKTTLARALYERICHQYKYRCFIDDVSKIFLDSRSMGLQKQLISQTLNEKSVKICNVTEGTCLVQSKLNNAKALIVFDNVDQVQQLRIFSGNRDNLLRECLGGGSRIIIVSRDEQILKIHGVDDIYQVGPLERNDAIQLFCRNAFKVNYILSDYEKLADKILSHVEGHPLAIETIGSSLFGRSLSQWKSVLEGLKENKSKNIMDILRISYIQLEEKYKQTFLDIACFFNSYDEECVKEILNFRGFHPEDSIQVLIDKSLITRDFYDGMTIKMHSLLVDLGRCIVREVSPKEPIKWSRLWTRKDLHDAMSENEATRNLEAIVLEDDQERDDVEIPDETIKADGLSKIKHLKLLSVRYVNFSGSLSHLSNELGYLVWYEYPFECLPQSFQPHKLVELSLNGRSIQRLWEGTKPLPNLKRLDLAFCESLVEMPDVAEALNLEWINLEGCVKLQKLNPSIGSLRKLVLLNLRHCKKLVILSNTILGLSSIKYLDVCGCSIIDSICLLDETRNTEPSSPLSYLCELDLSFCNLVEIPDYIGKLRCLESLNLEGNNFVKLPNLKDLLRLYYLNLQDCKLLKYLPDLPSRTVLPLEPSTLSRFSSSILGWPDLLFSSNRTGLIIIGCPELVEIEQCTTKSFSWAIQILEATYHHGTDKCLFPESIIPGSQIPSLFNNEFVNVDIEYLDKENVTVDPPPVPHDNNFIGVLCCVIFRLDHKQNPMNFRRDHMWLHYENVSIHIHPYPPFLLRSIISLLGYKGFVTVDVKKVQYRWVNEQDLINLKMTHCANLTARKRKISVIEENG; encoded by the exons ATGTCCGAGGGTATGACCGTGTCTGACCCAACAGCCCCTATCGGACCTTCCGTCGTGTCCGACGCCATCATCCATCACACCCCTTCTTCGTCTCATTCATACGATGTATTTGTGAGCTTCCGTGGTGAAGACACGCGCAACAACTTCACTAGTTTTCTCTTTGGAGATCTCCATCGAGCAGGCATTGTTGCCTTCAGAGATGACGAATGTATCAAAAAAGGTGATTTCATAGCACCCGAGCTTCTACAAGCCATTCAGGGCTCTCGACTTTTCGTTGTTGTCTTATCAAAGAACTATGCTTCCTCCACTTGGTGCTTACGTGAACTCGTAGAGATATTTAATTGCTGTGAAACTTCACCAAGACCTGTTATACctatattttatgatgttgagCCTACGACGGTGCGCAACCAGAAAGGATGTTATGAGAAAGCATTTGCAGAACACGAAAACAGATTCAGAGAAGACAAGGTAAAGATGGAGGAAGTTCAAAGATGGAAAGAAGCTCTCAGAAAACTGGCCAATATCTCTGGTTCGGATATCGGAAATAA GCCACAAAATGAACAGATTGAAAAAATTGTTCAagagataataaataatttgagaccaaaatttttaaatcttCCAAGGGATCAACTAGTTGGGATAGAGGATCGAGTTCAAGACTTAGGAAATATTTTGCGTTTCGACCTCAATGATGTTCGAGTTGTCGGAATAAGTGGGATGGGTGGCATAGGAAAGACAACTCTTGCTCGGGCTTTATACGAAAGAATTTGTCATCAATATAAATATCGTTGTTTTATTGACGATGTAAGCAAAATATTTCTAGATTCTCGTTCGATGGGCTTACAAAAGCAATTAATTTCTCAGACTCTAAATGAGAAAAGTGTAAAGATTTGCAATGTTACTGAGGGAACATGTTTGGTGCAGTCCAAACTGAACAATGCTAAGGCACTCATAGTTTTTGACAACGTTGATCAAGTTCAACAACTGAGGATATTTAGCGGAAATAGAGACAATTTGTTGCGAGAATGCTTAGGTGGAGGGAGCAGAATCATCATAGTTTCTAGGGATGAACAAATATTGAAGATACACGGAGTGGATGATATTTATCAAGTTGGACCGTTGGAACGGAATGATGCTATCCAACTATTTTGTAGAAATGCTTTCAAAGTTAATTACATTTTGAGCGATTATGAAAAGTTGGCAGATAAGATACTATCACATGTTGAAGGCCATCCCTTGGCAATTGAAACAATTGGATCATCTTTGTTTGGCCGAAGTTTGTCACAATGGAAAAGTGTATTGGAAGGgctgaaagaaaataaaagtaaaaatattatggatATTTTGCGCATAAGTTATATTCAACTGgaagaaaaatacaaacaaacttTTTTAGATATTGCTTGCTTCTTCAATTCTTATGATGAAGAATGTGTGAAGGAAATTCTAAATTTCCGTGGATTTCATCCTGAAGATAGCATACAAGTTCTCATTGATAAATCACTCATTACCAGAGATTTCTATGATGGGATGACAATAAAAATGCATAGCTTGCTAGTGGATTTGGGCAGGTGTATTGTTCGGGAAGTATCACCTAAAGAGCCTATAAAGTGGAGTAGGTTGTGGACACGCAAAGATCTCCATGATGCTATGTCAGAGAACGAG GCAACTCGAAACCTTGAGGCAATAGTTCTTGAAGATGACCAGGAGAGGGATGATGTTGAAATCCCAG ATGAAACAATCAAGGCGGATGGTTTATCAAAAATTAAACACCTGAAATTGCTTTCTGTTCGGTACGTGAACTTTTCGGGAAGTCTCAGTCATCTTTCGAATGAGCTAGGATATCTTGTTTGGTACGAATATCCGTTTGAGTGTTTGCCTCAAAGTTTTCAGCCACACAAACTAGTTGAGTTAAGTCTGAATGGGAGAAGTATTCAACGACTGTGGGAAGGCACAAAG CCGTTACCCAATTTGAAGCGTTTGGATCTCGCTTTTTGCGAAAGTTTAGTTGAGATGCCAGATGTAGCAGAGGCCCTAAatcttgaatggataaatcttGAAGGATGCGTAAAGCTCCAAAAACTCAATCCATCGATTGGGAGTCTGAGAAAGCTTGTTCTTTTGAATTTGAGACACTGCAAAAAACTAGTAATCTTATCCAATACTATATTGGGCCTGAGTTCTATTAAATATCTGGATGTCTGTGGTTGTTCAATAATAGATAGTATTTGTTTACTAGATGAAACAAGGAACACAGAGCCCTCCTCTCCTCTCTCTTATTTGTGTGAACTCGATCTAAGCTTCTGTAACTTAGTTGAAATTCCTGATTACATTGGAAAGTTACGTTGCTTAGAGAGCCTAAATTTAGAGGGaaacaattttgttaaattgCCTAACCTCAAGGACCTTTTGAGACTGTATTATTTAAACTTACAGGATTGCAAGCTATTGAAATACTTGCCTGATCTCCCTTCACGAACTGTCTTGCCCTTAGAACCTTCCACGCTGTCGAGATTCTCATCTTCAATACTTGGTTGGCCTGATTTATTATTCAGTTCGAATAGAACAGGATTAATCATTATCGGCTGCCCAGAATTAGTTGAGATTGAACAGTGCACTACAAAGAGTTTTTCATGGGCAATTCAAATTCTTGAG GCGACCTACCACCACGGGACCGACAAATGTCTATTCCCAGAAAGTATCATACCTGGAAGTCAAATACCGAGCTTGTTCAACAATGAGTTTGTGAACGTGGACATAGAATACCTGGACAAAGAAAACGTAACCGTTGATCCACCTCCCGTTCCGCATGACAATAATTTTATTGGTGTTTTGTGTTGCGTAATATTTCGTCTAGACCATAAACAAAATCCAATGAATTTTAGAAGAGATCACATGTGGTTACATTATGAAAACGTTTCTATTCATATTCATCCTTATCCTCCTTTCCTTTTGAGGTCGATTATCTCATTGTTGGGTTACAAGGGTTTTGTTACGGTGGATGTGAAGAAAGTTCAGTATCGCTGGGTAAATGAACAAGACCTAATTAACCTCAAAATGACGCATTGTGCAAATTTGACAGCTCGGAAGCGCAAGATTTCCGTAATTGAGGAAAACGGTTAG
- the LOC108334123 gene encoding disease resistance protein Roq1 isoform X3, giving the protein MSEGMTVSDPTAPIGPSVVSDAIIHHTPSSSHSYDVFVSFRGEDTRNNFTSFLFGDLHRAGIVAFRDDECIKKGDFIAPELLQAIQGSRLFVVVLSKNYASSTWCLRELVEIFNCCETSPRPVIPIFYDVEPTTVRNQKGCYEKAFAEHENRFREDKVKMEEVQRWKEALRKLANISGSDIGNKCIVREVSPKEPIKWSRLWTRKDLHDAMSENEATRNLEAIVLEDDQERDDVEIPDETIKADGLSKIKHLKLLSVRYVNFSGSLSHLSNELGYLVWYEYPFECLPQSFQPHKLVELSLNGRSIQRLWEGTKPLPNLKRLDLAFCESLVEMPDVAEALNLEWINLEGCVKLQKLNPSIGSLRKLVLLNLRHCKKLVILSNTILGLSSIKYLDVCGCSIIDSICLLDETRNTEPSSPLSYLCELDLSFCNLVEIPDYIGKLRCLESLNLEGNNFVKLPNLKDLLRLYYLNLQDCKLLKYLPDLPSRTVLPLEPSTLSRFSSSILGWPDLLFSSNRTGLIIIGCPELVEIEQCTTKSFSWAIQILEATYHHGTDKCLFPESIIPGSQIPSLFNNEFVNVDIEYLDKENVTVDPPPVPHDNNFIGVLCCVIFRLDHKQNPMNFRRDHMWLHYENVSIHIHPYPPFLLRSIISLLGYKGFVTVDVKKVQYRWVNEQDLINLKMTHCANLTARKRKISVIEENG; this is encoded by the exons ATGTCCGAGGGTATGACCGTGTCTGACCCAACAGCCCCTATCGGACCTTCCGTCGTGTCCGACGCCATCATCCATCACACCCCTTCTTCGTCTCATTCATACGATGTATTTGTGAGCTTCCGTGGTGAAGACACGCGCAACAACTTCACTAGTTTTCTCTTTGGAGATCTCCATCGAGCAGGCATTGTTGCCTTCAGAGATGACGAATGTATCAAAAAAGGTGATTTCATAGCACCCGAGCTTCTACAAGCCATTCAGGGCTCTCGACTTTTCGTTGTTGTCTTATCAAAGAACTATGCTTCCTCCACTTGGTGCTTACGTGAACTCGTAGAGATATTTAATTGCTGTGAAACTTCACCAAGACCTGTTATACctatattttatgatgttgagCCTACGACGGTGCGCAACCAGAAAGGATGTTATGAGAAAGCATTTGCAGAACACGAAAACAGATTCAGAGAAGACAAGGTAAAGATGGAGGAAGTTCAAAGATGGAAAGAAGCTCTCAGAAAACTGGCCAATATCTCTGGTTCGGATATCGGAAATAA GTGTATTGTTCGGGAAGTATCACCTAAAGAGCCTATAAAGTGGAGTAGGTTGTGGACACGCAAAGATCTCCATGATGCTATGTCAGAGAACGAG GCAACTCGAAACCTTGAGGCAATAGTTCTTGAAGATGACCAGGAGAGGGATGATGTTGAAATCCCAG ATGAAACAATCAAGGCGGATGGTTTATCAAAAATTAAACACCTGAAATTGCTTTCTGTTCGGTACGTGAACTTTTCGGGAAGTCTCAGTCATCTTTCGAATGAGCTAGGATATCTTGTTTGGTACGAATATCCGTTTGAGTGTTTGCCTCAAAGTTTTCAGCCACACAAACTAGTTGAGTTAAGTCTGAATGGGAGAAGTATTCAACGACTGTGGGAAGGCACAAAG CCGTTACCCAATTTGAAGCGTTTGGATCTCGCTTTTTGCGAAAGTTTAGTTGAGATGCCAGATGTAGCAGAGGCCCTAAatcttgaatggataaatcttGAAGGATGCGTAAAGCTCCAAAAACTCAATCCATCGATTGGGAGTCTGAGAAAGCTTGTTCTTTTGAATTTGAGACACTGCAAAAAACTAGTAATCTTATCCAATACTATATTGGGCCTGAGTTCTATTAAATATCTGGATGTCTGTGGTTGTTCAATAATAGATAGTATTTGTTTACTAGATGAAACAAGGAACACAGAGCCCTCCTCTCCTCTCTCTTATTTGTGTGAACTCGATCTAAGCTTCTGTAACTTAGTTGAAATTCCTGATTACATTGGAAAGTTACGTTGCTTAGAGAGCCTAAATTTAGAGGGaaacaattttgttaaattgCCTAACCTCAAGGACCTTTTGAGACTGTATTATTTAAACTTACAGGATTGCAAGCTATTGAAATACTTGCCTGATCTCCCTTCACGAACTGTCTTGCCCTTAGAACCTTCCACGCTGTCGAGATTCTCATCTTCAATACTTGGTTGGCCTGATTTATTATTCAGTTCGAATAGAACAGGATTAATCATTATCGGCTGCCCAGAATTAGTTGAGATTGAACAGTGCACTACAAAGAGTTTTTCATGGGCAATTCAAATTCTTGAG GCGACCTACCACCACGGGACCGACAAATGTCTATTCCCAGAAAGTATCATACCTGGAAGTCAAATACCGAGCTTGTTCAACAATGAGTTTGTGAACGTGGACATAGAATACCTGGACAAAGAAAACGTAACCGTTGATCCACCTCCCGTTCCGCATGACAATAATTTTATTGGTGTTTTGTGTTGCGTAATATTTCGTCTAGACCATAAACAAAATCCAATGAATTTTAGAAGAGATCACATGTGGTTACATTATGAAAACGTTTCTATTCATATTCATCCTTATCCTCCTTTCCTTTTGAGGTCGATTATCTCATTGTTGGGTTACAAGGGTTTTGTTACGGTGGATGTGAAGAAAGTTCAGTATCGCTGGGTAAATGAACAAGACCTAATTAACCTCAAAATGACGCATTGTGCAAATTTGACAGCTCGGAAGCGCAAGATTTCCGTAATTGAGGAAAACGGTTAG